One stretch of Cololabis saira isolate AMF1-May2022 chromosome 15, fColSai1.1, whole genome shotgun sequence DNA includes these proteins:
- the nhsl3 gene encoding uncharacterized protein KIAA1522 homolog isoform X2, whose protein sequence is MSRRRSTGDLVPKDITEILAREARAQRGQKKQGSSLGQAFSWLRGSRRKKSLGNGLNCTFTGITDAKPGLQNQDAAKAGPKENEGQKRLAVHYTASQHYQENVFIEGSRSQYLEDLHTEAQEGLKILQQEEHKNGVNFPDDESIASTDTLRPEQYVSFNDGACSPESSSSTGNPDGTLTSAVMTQPPLTHQGSTFKPPNPVKRLDRSRKRSRRTTIMGIPNQVQKELALHRSSTFQPLVSTQLPDHNKNDMHDGQSGVVIIPTVDGGAPVVNKEGARVHLSELEAFRDEELKRHLQAVYKDEHNHQDFGSHLCPSSIRPKSLAVPGMTTSFSISPSMFNFLHEPQGPVMSISPQATYLSTIIPNAVLPAAVEVIEIDRSTSRTRGSSVNHGGSDRAVSKSSLTSGDSSVTPVLSRSSDDDGSQNNTSHNNSTLMTSSPSGSNWSEAQSSKMIISHSSPALSKRGGLNVQDSKSERSEDQDLVSLRSVVSAMSNLSNTGDNGAEHGSGCGAPESAAAGDQAKDKRNFTRSLSVLKTKQPPAPPRRTNSLHGKKIRNEARLVVQIKDLGDSASEKTSTEKNSVEDNQMLAQTNTRGICTPVSNSTGSSCEGSPSQASSPQTGGVTESLLESCTSSPLKTPPDGEKFERTMSPSSGYSSQSGTPTLSPKEISPTSPDQQKKKPVKPERSGSRASSSAASASSSLTSLSSGTSELANPDVSMCSSTLSPQESLPTIATKDLTCNNNPSHFGVEIRDLLNIPPPPKVKAPCPPPPETWAHNRHTVEFLCGPFPNVSKEAQKPTQIQETTIKQADTQTETGKNGQIEDENQTKVGEPALEMSESKTKPEESSAMNHRGADMEDELKDCPVIEQIQQEEKQNTCSMSAVKEPEPQEKTPKKDPPPVMKKPLAVLHRKATTKQPLETQPMELGGSAATEVDAASQSPVTVVVEESEMDGGEVPSLQTLPSELPKMNKISPPPTPPPTYHPTPPLSRKPHPLSGSIPANELQRVQEELHAVESCWPPPPPPLDGESAFEGEDDADFPPPPPPLVTDTCIKVLDLPEEQIVENQDVPQTISRPAATDGEPLADGQNSDGGASCPLVQNIATDGVTPPSVESPPVPPVTRAESPVSAMALPHCDFMKRNSLKADDQSPSAPPVSPQPPAPPIVPVAPPPPTENLTHGVNFRRQPSGAYRDTRSKELLSRHKSALIPKEDANIPLVTPSLLQMVRLRSVSVTEDEVKAPSEDKSTAEKDPVQENCPVSIQGLQNIPQKPIRKSLSLKSPPQTVKASSVTLNSPSTRMQEAIRMKTAAMSSRDCLPSRLGVKSASYSCTSESGAPALKAPESSDVHKSPASTASFIFSRSTKKVVIDTAAASPEAQASLKQSLAAELMQVSEQSKAAAFSNGAVKCDKVPPPVAKKPTHSSMSPSHNSQSSSAKMELSAEGNGAIGGMQHTPALASPETMTRVTADTIETLF, encoded by the exons CTGGCCCGAAGGAGAATGAAGGCCAGAAGAGGTTGGCAGTGCACTACACAGCCTCTCAGCACTACCAGGAAAATGTTTTCATTGAGGGCAGCAGGTCTCAGTACCTGGAGGACCTGCACACTGAAGCTCAGGAGGGGCTCAAGATCCTGCAGCAAGAAG AACACAAGAATGGAGTGAACTTTCCTGATGATGAAAGCATTGCT TCCACAGACACCCTGAGACCGGAGCAGTATGTCAGCTTCAACGACGGAGCCTGCTCTCCAGAGTCCAGCTCCTCCACCGGGAATCCAGATGGCACACTGACCTCTGCTGTGATGACTCAGCCGCCGCTTACCCACCAAG GTTCTACATTCAAGCCTCCAAATCCAGTGAAAAGATTAGATCGGAGCAGGAAGAGGAGCAGGAGAACCACCATCATGGGCATTCCCAACCAGGTCCAGAAGGAGCTCG CTCTGCACAGAAGTTCCACCTTTCAGCCGCTTGTTTCTACTCAACTCCCTGACCACAACAAGAATGACATGCACGATGGCCAATCGGGTGTTGTTATCATCCCAACGGTTGATGGAGGAGCTCCAGTGGTGAATAAGGAGGGAGCAAGAGTGCATCTTTCAGAGCTAGAG GCATTCAGAGACGAAGAGTTGAAGAGGCACCTCCAGGCAGTGTACAAAGATGAGCACAACCACCAGGACTTTGGTTCTCATCTCTGCCCCTCATCCATCAGACCCAAGTCCCTTGCAGTACCAGGCATGACCACTTCCTTTTCCATCTCTCCTTCCATGTTTAACTTCCTCCACGAACCCCAG GGCCCAGTGATGTCCATCTCTCCCCAGGCCACTTACTTGTCGACAATCATCCCTAACGCCGTCTTGCCCGCTGCAGTTGAAGTAATCGAGATTGATCGCAGCACCAGCCGGACTCGTGGTAGCAGTGTCAATCACGGCGGCAGCGATCGCGCTGTAAGCAAAAGCAGCCTGACATCTGGGGACTCATCAGTCACCCCTGTGTTGTCCAGAAGTTCAGATGATGACGGCTCCCAGAATAATACCTCTCACAACAACTCCACGCTGATGACCTCATCACCATCAGGGTCAAACTGGAGTGAGGCACAATCCTCAAAGATGATTATTTCACATTCCTCGCCTGCATTATCCAAGAGGGGAGGGCTAAATGTGCAGGACAGCAAATCCGAGCGGTCTGAGGACCAGGACCTTGTGAGTCTCCGTAGTGTAGTTAGTGCGATGAGCAACCTCAGCAACACGGGGGATAATGGTGCAGAGCACGGGTCTGGGTGTGGTGCACCAGAGTCAGCAGCTGCAGGGGATCAAGCAAAGGACAAGCGCAACTTCACTCGAAGTCTTTCTGTCCTGAAGACCAAACAACCTCCAGCACCTCCCCGGAGAACAAACTCTCTGCATGGCAAGAAGATCAGAAATGAAGCGAGGCTTGTGGTACAGATAAAAGATCTCGGTGATTCTGCCTCTGAGAAAACTTCCACTGAAAAGAATTCAGTAGAGGACAACCAAATGTTAGCTCAAACAAACACCAGAGGGATTTGCACACCTGTGTCAAACTCCACTGGGTCCAGCTGTGAAGGATCCCCCTCACAGGCCTCTTCACCCCAGACTGGAGGAGTAACAGAATCGCTGCTAGAATCCTGCACCTCCTCCCCACTGAAAACTCCCCCAGACGGAGAGAAATTTGAACGGACAATGTCCCCTTCCAGCGGCTACTCCAGTCAAAGTGGCACTCCGACGCTTTCCCCCAAAGAGATCTCCCCAACCTCTCCAGACCAGCAGAAAAAGAAGCCGGTAAAACCAGAGAGATCTGGGTCGAGGGCCTCGTCTTCAGCGGCCTCCGCTTCTTCCTCACTCACCTCTTTGTCATCTGGTACGTCTGAGCTTGCAAATCCAGATGTTTCCATGTGCAGTTCAACTCTCTCTCCACAGGAATCTTTACCAACCATTGCTACAAAAGACCTTACGTGTAATAACAACCCTTCACATTTTGGGGTAGAAATCAGGGACCTGTTGAACATCCCACCACCCCCTAAAGTCAAAGCTCCGTGTCCTCCCCCTCCAGAGACGTGGGCTCACAACAGGCACACCGTTGAGTTCCTGTGCGGACCATTTCCTAATGTCAGCAAAGAGGCCCAGAAGCCAACACAGATTCAGGAGACCACCATTAAACAGGCAGACACCCAAACAGAAACTGGAAAGAATGGGCAAATCGAAGatgaaaaccaaacaaaagtaGGAGAACCCGCTTTAGAAATGTCCGAAAGTAAAACAAAGCCCGAGGAATCCTCAGCAATGAATCATCGGGGTGCGGACATGGAGGATGAGCTCAAGGATTGTCCAGTTATAGAACAAATCCAGCAGGAAGAAAAGCAAAACACATGTAGCAtgtctgctgtgaaggagcCAGAGCCTCAAGAAAAAACTCCAAAGAAAGATCCCCCTCCTGTCATGAAGAAACCTCTGGCAGTGCTGCACAGAAAGGCAACGACAAAGCAGCCGTTAGAAACACAACCGATGGAGCTGGGTGGCAGCGCCGCCACAGAGGTGGACGCTGCTTCCCAGAGCCCCGTAACCGTGGTCGTTGAGGAGAGTGAGATGGATGGAGGTGAAGTCCCATCCCTGCAGACACTTCCATCAGAGCTCCCCAAAATGAATAAGATCTCCCCGCCACCTACACCCCCTCCAACATACCACCCTACACCTCCTCTTTCGAGGAAACCTCACCCCCTCTCGGGATCTATACCAGCTAATGAACTGCAGAGGGTGCAGGAGGAGTTGCATGCGGTGGAGTCTTGCTGGCCACCTCCCCCACCTCCTCTGGATGGGGAGTCTGCCTTTGAGGGAGAAGATGATGCCGATtttcctccaccccctccaccacTCGTAACGGACACTTGCATCAAGGTGTTGGACCTTCCTGAAGAGCAGATTGTAGAAAACCAAGACGTGCCCCAAACGATTTCACGACCGGCTGCAACTGACGGCGAACCATTGGCTGATGGGCAAAATTCTGATGGAGGGGCTTCTTGTCCACTAGTGCAGAATATTGCTACAGATGGTGTCACACCTCCATCAGTGGAATCACCTCCTGTGCCGCCTGTTACCAGAGCAGAGAGCCCAGTATCAGCCATGGCTCTTCCTCACTGCGATTTCATGAAGCGTAACTCTCTAAAAGCGGATGATCAGTCCCCATCTGCTCCTCCGGTCAGTCCTCaacctccagctccacccatcGTACCAGTAGCACCACCTCCACCAACGGAGAATTTAACTCATGGGGTCAATTTCCGAAGGCAACCCAGTGGAGCATATAGAGACACGAGGAGCAAGGAACTCCTCTCCCGTCACAAAAGTGCACTCATTCCTAAAGAGGACGCCAACATCCCACTTGTCACCCCCTCGCTCCTCCAGATGGTTCGTCTCAGATCGGTCAGCGTGACTGAAGATGAGGTGAAAGCTCCATCTGAGGATAAATCCACCGCAGAGAAAGATCCAGTGCAGGAGAACTGTCCCGTTTCTATCCAAGGACTTCAGAACATTCCTCAAAAGCCTATCCGAAAGTCTTTGTCACTGAAATCTCCCCCTCAGACTGTAAAAGCATCCTCAGTGACACTGAACTCGCCTTCAACGCGCATGCAGGAGGCCATACGCATGAAGACTGCAGCCATGTCTTCAAGGGACTGTCTCCCCTCCAGGCTGGGTGTGAAGTCAGCCAGTTACAGCTGCACCAGTGAATCAGGAGCTCCGGCTCTGAAAGCGCCCGAAAGCAGTGACGTGCACAAGTCCCCAGCTTCTACCGCCAGCTTCATCTTCTCCAGAAGCACAAAAAAAGTCGTCATAGACACTGCGGCCGCCTCTCCCGAAGCTCAGGCGAGTCTGAAACAGAGCCTGGCGGCGGAGCTCATGCAAGTCTCAGAACAATCGAAGGCTGCTGCCTTCTCAAATGGAGCAGTGAAGTGTGACAAGGTTCCTCCACCTGTAGCGAAGAAGCCGACCCACAGCAGCATGAGTCCCTCACACAATTCCCAAAGCTCTTCTGCAAAGATGGAGCTCAGTGCTGAAGGAAACGGAGCCATTGGAGGAATGCAACACACACCTGCATTGGCATCACCTGAAACAA TGACAAGAGTGACAGCGGACACGATTGAAACACTGTTTTGA
- the nhsl3 gene encoding uncharacterized protein KIAA1522 homolog isoform X3 — protein sequence MGNSIQKRKKKVQAEKNVSSSPSRSPSLRKEKSNSSWLFGHSDKLKTAGPKENEGQKRLAVHYTASQHYQENVFIEGSRSQYLEDLHTEAQEGLKILQQEEHKNGVNFPDDESIASTDTLRPEQYVSFNDGACSPESSSSTGNPDGTLTSAVMTQPPLTHQGSTFKPPNPVKRLDRSRKRSRRTTIMGIPNQVQKELALHRSSTFQPLVSTQLPDHNKNDMHDGQSGVVIIPTVDGGAPVVNKEGARVHLSELETILTRMQAFRDEELKRHLQAVYKDEHNHQDFGSHLCPSSIRPKSLAVPGMTTSFSISPSMFNFLHEPQGPVMSISPQATYLSTIIPNAVLPAAVEVIEIDRSTSRTRGSSVNHGGSDRAVSKSSLTSGDSSVTPVLSRSSDDDGSQNNTSHNNSTLMTSSPSGSNWSEAQSSKMIISHSSPALSKRGGLNVQDSKSERSEDQDLVSLRSVVSAMSNLSNTGDNGAEHGSGCGAPESAAAGDQAKDKRNFTRSLSVLKTKQPPAPPRRTNSLHGKKIRNEARLVVQIKDLGDSASEKTSTEKNSVEDNQMLAQTNTRGICTPVSNSTGSSCEGSPSQASSPQTGGVTESLLESCTSSPLKTPPDGEKFERTMSPSSGYSSQSGTPTLSPKEISPTSPDQQKKKPVKPERSGSRASSSAASASSSLTSLSSGTSELANPDVSMCSSTLSPQESLPTIATKDLTCNNNPSHFGVEIRDLLNIPPPPKVKAPCPPPPETWAHNRHTVEFLCGPFPNVSKEAQKPTQIQETTIKQADTQTETGKNGQIEDENQTKVGEPALEMSESKTKPEESSAMNHRGADMEDELKDCPVIEQIQQEEKQNTCSMSAVKEPEPQEKTPKKDPPPVMKKPLAVLHRKATTKQPLETQPMELGGSAATEVDAASQSPVTVVVEESEMDGGEVPSLQTLPSELPKMNKISPPPTPPPTYHPTPPLSRKPHPLSGSIPANELQRVQEELHAVESCWPPPPPPLDGESAFEGEDDADFPPPPPPLVTDTCIKVLDLPEEQIVENQDVPQTISRPAATDGEPLADGQNSDGGASCPLVQNIATDGVTPPSVESPPVPPVTRAESPVSAMALPHCDFMKRNSLKADDQSPSAPPVSPQPPAPPIVPVAPPPPTENLTHGVNFRRQPSGAYRDTRSKELLSRHKSALIPKEDANIPLVTPSLLQMVRLRSVSVTEDEVKAPSEDKSTAEKDPVQENCPVSIQGLQNIPQKPIRKSLSLKSPPQTVKASSVTLNSPSTRMQEAIRMKTAAMSSRDCLPSRLGVKSASYSCTSESGAPALKAPESSDVHKSPASTASFIFSRSTKKVVIDTAAASPEAQASLKQSLAAELMQVSEQSKAAAFSNGAVKCDKVPPPVAKKPTHSSMSPSHNSQSSSAKMELSAEGNGAIGGMQHTPALASPETMTRVTADTIETLF from the exons ATGGGGAACAGCAtccagaagaggaagaagaaggtgcAAGCGGAAAAAAACGTGTCTTCCTCTCCATCCCGGAGCCCAAGCCTCAGAAAGGAAAAATCCAACAGCTCCTGGCTTTTTGGACATTCAGACAAGTTGAAAACAG CTGGCCCGAAGGAGAATGAAGGCCAGAAGAGGTTGGCAGTGCACTACACAGCCTCTCAGCACTACCAGGAAAATGTTTTCATTGAGGGCAGCAGGTCTCAGTACCTGGAGGACCTGCACACTGAAGCTCAGGAGGGGCTCAAGATCCTGCAGCAAGAAG AACACAAGAATGGAGTGAACTTTCCTGATGATGAAAGCATTGCT TCCACAGACACCCTGAGACCGGAGCAGTATGTCAGCTTCAACGACGGAGCCTGCTCTCCAGAGTCCAGCTCCTCCACCGGGAATCCAGATGGCACACTGACCTCTGCTGTGATGACTCAGCCGCCGCTTACCCACCAAG GTTCTACATTCAAGCCTCCAAATCCAGTGAAAAGATTAGATCGGAGCAGGAAGAGGAGCAGGAGAACCACCATCATGGGCATTCCCAACCAGGTCCAGAAGGAGCTCG CTCTGCACAGAAGTTCCACCTTTCAGCCGCTTGTTTCTACTCAACTCCCTGACCACAACAAGAATGACATGCACGATGGCCAATCGGGTGTTGTTATCATCCCAACGGTTGATGGAGGAGCTCCAGTGGTGAATAAGGAGGGAGCAAGAGTGCATCTTTCAGAGCTAGAG ACTATCCTCACTCGAATGCAGGCATTCAGAGACGAAGAGTTGAAGAGGCACCTCCAGGCAGTGTACAAAGATGAGCACAACCACCAGGACTTTGGTTCTCATCTCTGCCCCTCATCCATCAGACCCAAGTCCCTTGCAGTACCAGGCATGACCACTTCCTTTTCCATCTCTCCTTCCATGTTTAACTTCCTCCACGAACCCCAG GGCCCAGTGATGTCCATCTCTCCCCAGGCCACTTACTTGTCGACAATCATCCCTAACGCCGTCTTGCCCGCTGCAGTTGAAGTAATCGAGATTGATCGCAGCACCAGCCGGACTCGTGGTAGCAGTGTCAATCACGGCGGCAGCGATCGCGCTGTAAGCAAAAGCAGCCTGACATCTGGGGACTCATCAGTCACCCCTGTGTTGTCCAGAAGTTCAGATGATGACGGCTCCCAGAATAATACCTCTCACAACAACTCCACGCTGATGACCTCATCACCATCAGGGTCAAACTGGAGTGAGGCACAATCCTCAAAGATGATTATTTCACATTCCTCGCCTGCATTATCCAAGAGGGGAGGGCTAAATGTGCAGGACAGCAAATCCGAGCGGTCTGAGGACCAGGACCTTGTGAGTCTCCGTAGTGTAGTTAGTGCGATGAGCAACCTCAGCAACACGGGGGATAATGGTGCAGAGCACGGGTCTGGGTGTGGTGCACCAGAGTCAGCAGCTGCAGGGGATCAAGCAAAGGACAAGCGCAACTTCACTCGAAGTCTTTCTGTCCTGAAGACCAAACAACCTCCAGCACCTCCCCGGAGAACAAACTCTCTGCATGGCAAGAAGATCAGAAATGAAGCGAGGCTTGTGGTACAGATAAAAGATCTCGGTGATTCTGCCTCTGAGAAAACTTCCACTGAAAAGAATTCAGTAGAGGACAACCAAATGTTAGCTCAAACAAACACCAGAGGGATTTGCACACCTGTGTCAAACTCCACTGGGTCCAGCTGTGAAGGATCCCCCTCACAGGCCTCTTCACCCCAGACTGGAGGAGTAACAGAATCGCTGCTAGAATCCTGCACCTCCTCCCCACTGAAAACTCCCCCAGACGGAGAGAAATTTGAACGGACAATGTCCCCTTCCAGCGGCTACTCCAGTCAAAGTGGCACTCCGACGCTTTCCCCCAAAGAGATCTCCCCAACCTCTCCAGACCAGCAGAAAAAGAAGCCGGTAAAACCAGAGAGATCTGGGTCGAGGGCCTCGTCTTCAGCGGCCTCCGCTTCTTCCTCACTCACCTCTTTGTCATCTGGTACGTCTGAGCTTGCAAATCCAGATGTTTCCATGTGCAGTTCAACTCTCTCTCCACAGGAATCTTTACCAACCATTGCTACAAAAGACCTTACGTGTAATAACAACCCTTCACATTTTGGGGTAGAAATCAGGGACCTGTTGAACATCCCACCACCCCCTAAAGTCAAAGCTCCGTGTCCTCCCCCTCCAGAGACGTGGGCTCACAACAGGCACACCGTTGAGTTCCTGTGCGGACCATTTCCTAATGTCAGCAAAGAGGCCCAGAAGCCAACACAGATTCAGGAGACCACCATTAAACAGGCAGACACCCAAACAGAAACTGGAAAGAATGGGCAAATCGAAGatgaaaaccaaacaaaagtaGGAGAACCCGCTTTAGAAATGTCCGAAAGTAAAACAAAGCCCGAGGAATCCTCAGCAATGAATCATCGGGGTGCGGACATGGAGGATGAGCTCAAGGATTGTCCAGTTATAGAACAAATCCAGCAGGAAGAAAAGCAAAACACATGTAGCAtgtctgctgtgaaggagcCAGAGCCTCAAGAAAAAACTCCAAAGAAAGATCCCCCTCCTGTCATGAAGAAACCTCTGGCAGTGCTGCACAGAAAGGCAACGACAAAGCAGCCGTTAGAAACACAACCGATGGAGCTGGGTGGCAGCGCCGCCACAGAGGTGGACGCTGCTTCCCAGAGCCCCGTAACCGTGGTCGTTGAGGAGAGTGAGATGGATGGAGGTGAAGTCCCATCCCTGCAGACACTTCCATCAGAGCTCCCCAAAATGAATAAGATCTCCCCGCCACCTACACCCCCTCCAACATACCACCCTACACCTCCTCTTTCGAGGAAACCTCACCCCCTCTCGGGATCTATACCAGCTAATGAACTGCAGAGGGTGCAGGAGGAGTTGCATGCGGTGGAGTCTTGCTGGCCACCTCCCCCACCTCCTCTGGATGGGGAGTCTGCCTTTGAGGGAGAAGATGATGCCGATtttcctccaccccctccaccacTCGTAACGGACACTTGCATCAAGGTGTTGGACCTTCCTGAAGAGCAGATTGTAGAAAACCAAGACGTGCCCCAAACGATTTCACGACCGGCTGCAACTGACGGCGAACCATTGGCTGATGGGCAAAATTCTGATGGAGGGGCTTCTTGTCCACTAGTGCAGAATATTGCTACAGATGGTGTCACACCTCCATCAGTGGAATCACCTCCTGTGCCGCCTGTTACCAGAGCAGAGAGCCCAGTATCAGCCATGGCTCTTCCTCACTGCGATTTCATGAAGCGTAACTCTCTAAAAGCGGATGATCAGTCCCCATCTGCTCCTCCGGTCAGTCCTCaacctccagctccacccatcGTACCAGTAGCACCACCTCCACCAACGGAGAATTTAACTCATGGGGTCAATTTCCGAAGGCAACCCAGTGGAGCATATAGAGACACGAGGAGCAAGGAACTCCTCTCCCGTCACAAAAGTGCACTCATTCCTAAAGAGGACGCCAACATCCCACTTGTCACCCCCTCGCTCCTCCAGATGGTTCGTCTCAGATCGGTCAGCGTGACTGAAGATGAGGTGAAAGCTCCATCTGAGGATAAATCCACCGCAGAGAAAGATCCAGTGCAGGAGAACTGTCCCGTTTCTATCCAAGGACTTCAGAACATTCCTCAAAAGCCTATCCGAAAGTCTTTGTCACTGAAATCTCCCCCTCAGACTGTAAAAGCATCCTCAGTGACACTGAACTCGCCTTCAACGCGCATGCAGGAGGCCATACGCATGAAGACTGCAGCCATGTCTTCAAGGGACTGTCTCCCCTCCAGGCTGGGTGTGAAGTCAGCCAGTTACAGCTGCACCAGTGAATCAGGAGCTCCGGCTCTGAAAGCGCCCGAAAGCAGTGACGTGCACAAGTCCCCAGCTTCTACCGCCAGCTTCATCTTCTCCAGAAGCACAAAAAAAGTCGTCATAGACACTGCGGCCGCCTCTCCCGAAGCTCAGGCGAGTCTGAAACAGAGCCTGGCGGCGGAGCTCATGCAAGTCTCAGAACAATCGAAGGCTGCTGCCTTCTCAAATGGAGCAGTGAAGTGTGACAAGGTTCCTCCACCTGTAGCGAAGAAGCCGACCCACAGCAGCATGAGTCCCTCACACAATTCCCAAAGCTCTTCTGCAAAGATGGAGCTCAGTGCTGAAGGAAACGGAGCCATTGGAGGAATGCAACACACACCTGCATTGGCATCACCTGAAACAA TGACAAGAGTGACAGCGGACACGATTGAAACACTGTTTTGA